From the Micromonospora echinospora genome, the window GCCAGGGGGGCGGGACGTCCGGCCCGGTCTCCTCCGCCGGGCCGCCGGTCACAGGCCCTCCGCGCGGTCTTCGCCGAGCGCGGTGAGCCGGTCGCGCAGGCGGGACGCCTCGGCCGGGCGCAGGCCGGGCACCCGGGCGTCACTCGCGGCGGCAGCGGTGTGCAACTGCACGGTGGCCAGTCCGAAGGCCCGTTCCAGCGGCCCGGCGGTGACGTCGACGAACTGCATCCGGGCGTACGGCACGATCGACAGCCGGCGGACCAGCAACCCGTGCCGGACCAGGAGGTCGTCGTCGCGTTCGGCGTACCCCCAGGCGTGTACCGCCCGGACGATCGCCACCGCCCGCCAGAGGCTCAGCAGCGTGACCAGCCCGAGGGCGGCGCCGAACAGCCAGTGTCCGCTCAGCGCCCAGGCCACCGCGACGCCGACCACCACGACGAGGACGCCGATGCCCAGCCGGACGAGTTCCACCCAGATCAGATCGGTGGAGACCCGCTGCCAGGCGACCGTCTCCGGCCATGGTTCGAGCGGGTCGACCGGGGTGGGGACGGGCCCGTCGCCGCGTTCCGTGCTCATCGGCGTGCCCCGCTGCGATCACTCACCCGTTGAGCGTAACGATCCGGGCAACGGTTCGACCTCCCGGAGAAAGCTCCGTGCGGTGAGAAAGTCACCGAGTGTGCCCCGGTGCTCGGCGCACGCGAGCCAGGTCTTGCGTCGCTCGGGATCGTGCAACCGGGGATTGTTCCACCGCAGGGCCCAGACCGCCGGGGTGCGGCAGCCGCGCGCCGAGCAGACGGGAGGGTCGCCGGGAGCGGGGGAGGATTCGGTCACCGGGGCCAGTCTAGGTGGCAGCAGGGTCACCTCCGCCGCACCCCCGGCAGCACCGGAAGGATGAGCGCCGGGCGGCCACGGGGGGAGCCGCCCGGCGACGGCTGAATCGTACACGCGGCGGCGACGTTCGGACACCCCCGACCGGCGATTCGGCGTCCGGACGCGGCGCGGTGAGAATCGGCTTTCCGCCCGGTTGGCACTCAGCCGGACATGCGAGGCTTGACACGCACCTCGTCGCCCGAGATCACGAACACGCTGTGGAGGACCGGTGGCCCAGCCGACCACGCCCGACCCGACCGCGACCGACGCCGCCCCGGCACCGCCGAGCACACCCGCCGAGGACGCCACGCTGGTGGAGCGGGCGTTGTTCGAGATCAAGCGGGTCATCGTCGGGCAGGACCGGATGGTCGAGCGGATGTTCGTCGCCCTGCTCGCCCGGGGCCACTGCCTGCTCGAGGGGGTGCCGGGGGTGGCCAAGACCCTGGCCGTGGAGACCCTCGCCAAGGTCGTCGGCGGCTCGTTCGCCCGGATCCAGTTCACCCCCGACCTGGTGCCCGCCGACATCATGGGCACCCGCATCTACCGGCAGTCGAGCGAGAAGTTCGACGTGGAGCTGGGACCGGTGTTCGTCAACTTCCTGCTCGCCGACGAGATCAACCGGGCTCCGGCGAAGGTGCAGTCGGCCCTGCTGGAGGTGATGAGCGAGCGTCAGGTGTCGATCGGAGGCGAGACCCACCGGGTGCCGGACCCGTTCCTGGTGATGGCCACCCAGAACCCGATCGAGCAGGAGGGGGTCTACCCGCTGCCCGAGGCGCAACGGGACCGCTTCCTGATGAAGATCGTCGTCGGGTACCCGACGGACGCCGAGGAGCGGGAGATCGTCTACCGGATGGGAGTGGCCGCGCCGGTGCCGACGCCGGTGTTCACCACCACCGACCTGCTCGCCCTGCAACGCAAGGCCGACCAGGTCTTCGTGCACAACGCCCTGGTCGACTACGCCGTCCGGCTGGTGCTGGCCACCCGTACCCCGGCCGAGCACGGGATGCCCGACGTCGCCCAGCTCATCCAGTACGGTGCGAGCCCCCGGGCGTCGCTCGGCCTGGTCCGGGCCACCCGCGCGCTGGCCCTGCTGCGTGGGCGGGACTACGCGCTGCCGCAGGACGTCCAGGACATCGCGCCGGACATCCTGCGGCACCGGTTGGTGCTCAGCTACGACGCGCTCGCCGACGACGTCCCGGCCGACCACGTCGTGCACCGGGTGATGTCGACCATCCCGCTGCCGTCGGTGGCGCCCCGGCAGCAGGCGACGCCGCAGGCCGGGCCGCCTCCGGGCGGGCAGCCGAACGGTGGCCCGGCCC encodes:
- a CDS encoding PH domain-containing protein, which codes for MSTERGDGPVPTPVDPLEPWPETVAWQRVSTDLIWVELVRLGIGVLVVVVGVAVAWALSGHWLFGAALGLVTLLSLWRAVAIVRAVHAWGYAERDDDLLVRHGLLVRRLSIVPYARMQFVDVTAGPLERAFGLATVQLHTAAAASDARVPGLRPAEASRLRDRLTALGEDRAEGL
- a CDS encoding AAA family ATPase, which codes for MAQPTTPDPTATDAAPAPPSTPAEDATLVERALFEIKRVIVGQDRMVERMFVALLARGHCLLEGVPGVAKTLAVETLAKVVGGSFARIQFTPDLVPADIMGTRIYRQSSEKFDVELGPVFVNFLLADEINRAPAKVQSALLEVMSERQVSIGGETHRVPDPFLVMATQNPIEQEGVYPLPEAQRDRFLMKIVVGYPTDAEEREIVYRMGVAAPVPTPVFTTTDLLALQRKADQVFVHNALVDYAVRLVLATRTPAEHGMPDVAQLIQYGASPRASLGLVRATRALALLRGRDYALPQDVQDIAPDILRHRLVLSYDALADDVPADHVVHRVMSTIPLPSVAPRQQATPQAGPPPGGQPNGGPAPGAGWPGQRP